A window of Streptomyces sp. SAI-127 contains these coding sequences:
- a CDS encoding ribose-5-phosphate isomerase codes for MRVYLGSDHAGFELKNHLVDWLKAAGHDPVDCGPHIYDAQDDYPPFCLRAAERTAGDPDALGIVIGGSGNGEQIAANKVKGVRAALAWSEETASLGRQHNNANVVAVGARMHTTEEATKFVETFLATPFSGDERHQRRIDMLAGYETTGDLPAIPAHHPQQ; via the coding sequence ATGCGCGTGTATCTCGGCTCCGACCATGCGGGCTTCGAACTCAAGAACCACCTCGTCGACTGGCTCAAGGCGGCCGGCCACGATCCGGTCGACTGCGGCCCCCACATCTACGACGCCCAGGACGACTACCCGCCGTTCTGCCTCCGCGCCGCCGAGCGCACGGCCGGCGACCCCGATGCCCTCGGCATCGTGATCGGCGGCTCCGGCAACGGCGAGCAGATCGCGGCGAACAAGGTCAAGGGCGTCCGGGCTGCCCTCGCCTGGAGCGAGGAGACCGCGTCGCTGGGCCGGCAGCACAACAACGCCAACGTCGTCGCGGTGGGTGCTCGCATGCACACCACGGAGGAGGCGACGAAGTTCGTCGAGACCTTCCTCGCGACGCCGTTCTCGGGCGACGAGCGCCACCAGCGCCGCATCGACATGCTGGCCGGTTACGAGACGACGGGCGACCTGCCGGCCATCCCGGCACACCACCCCCAGCAGTAG
- a CDS encoding DNA-formamidopyrimidine glycosylase family protein, whose amino-acid sequence MPEGHTIHRLAQDHAEAFIGTKPRVTSPQGKFSDAAALLTGSELTHTEAHGKHLFLGFRDTDWVHIHLGLFGKVTFGATPAPPPTDTVRLRLANTTAYVDLRGPTTCALITPTEKQSIHDRLGPDPLREDADPKTAYQRISRSRTTIAALLMDQKVIAGVGNVYRAEVLFRHRVDPYRAGKDITPAEWDAIWTDLVELMREGVRNNRIDTVRPEHTPEAMGRPPRVDDHGGEVYVYRRANLPCHICGGEIRTADLAARNLFWCPACQKP is encoded by the coding sequence GTGCCTGAGGGGCACACCATCCACCGCCTGGCACAGGACCACGCCGAGGCCTTCATCGGCACGAAACCCCGCGTCACCAGCCCCCAGGGCAAGTTCTCGGACGCCGCCGCCCTCCTCACCGGCTCCGAACTCACCCACACCGAGGCCCACGGCAAACACCTCTTCCTCGGCTTCCGCGACACCGACTGGGTCCACATCCACCTCGGCCTCTTCGGCAAGGTCACCTTCGGCGCGACCCCCGCACCCCCACCCACCGACACGGTCCGCCTCCGCCTCGCGAACACCACGGCGTACGTCGACCTCCGCGGCCCCACGACCTGCGCCCTGATCACCCCCACCGAGAAGCAGTCGATACATGACCGCCTCGGCCCGGACCCCCTCCGCGAGGACGCCGACCCGAAGACCGCGTACCAGCGGATCTCCCGCAGCCGTACGACGATCGCCGCCCTCCTGATGGACCAGAAGGTCATCGCGGGCGTGGGCAACGTCTACCGGGCGGAGGTCCTCTTCCGGCACCGCGTCGACCCGTACCGTGCGGGCAAGGACATCACCCCCGCCGAGTGGGACGCGATCTGGACCGACCTCGTCGAGCTCATGCGGGAGGGCGTGCGGAACAACCGCATCGACACCGTCCGCCCGGAGCACACCCCGGAGGCGATGGGCCGCCCGCCCCGCGTCGACGACCACGGCGGCGAGGTCTACGTGTACCGCAGGGCCAACCTGCCCTGCCACATCTGTGGCGGCGAGATCCGCACCGCCGATCTCGCCGCCCGCAACCTCTTCTGGTGCCCGGCCTGCCAGAAACCTTGA
- a CDS encoding GNAT family N-acetyltransferase gives MGTDLRVLRRDEWDEWYGNLIRAFGGVPESAEERELWRELSVDDRSIGAWDGERCVGTAGAFAFRMTVPGGALVPAAGVTMVGVAGTHRRRGVLTSMMRRQLDDVRSWGEPLAVLTASEPVIYGRFGYGAATYHVNADIDTTRVRLSVPPGTDDVRLRYAAPADVLDACEAVYARLVPRRPGMIARVPGWERLWLLDPESDRDGASPLQCVVAERDGEVVGFVRYRVKADWEPAGPRGTVVVSDLEALDPATHGALWRFLFDLDLTSRIDVRRRPVDEAWQYLVSDVRRCSLLVRDALHVRLVDVGAALEARTYQTPVDVVLEVEDSFCPWNSGRWRLSGDAKGASCERTTDSADLALSVRELGAAYLGGVSLASLAGAGLVREIQQGALAEAAVGFGSAVAPWLPHGF, from the coding sequence ATGGGTACTGACTTGCGGGTACTTCGGCGGGACGAATGGGACGAGTGGTACGGCAACCTGATCCGCGCCTTCGGCGGGGTCCCGGAGTCGGCCGAGGAGCGGGAGCTGTGGCGTGAGCTCAGCGTGGACGACCGGTCCATCGGCGCCTGGGACGGCGAGCGGTGTGTGGGCACGGCGGGGGCGTTCGCCTTCCGGATGACCGTGCCGGGCGGCGCCTTGGTGCCCGCCGCCGGCGTCACCATGGTCGGCGTGGCCGGCACGCACCGGCGGCGCGGGGTGCTGACCTCGATGATGCGGCGCCAGCTGGACGACGTACGGTCCTGGGGCGAGCCGCTGGCCGTGCTCACGGCCTCCGAGCCGGTGATCTACGGCCGGTTCGGGTACGGCGCCGCCACCTATCACGTCAACGCCGACATCGACACGACCCGGGTGCGGCTGTCCGTGCCGCCTGGCACCGACGACGTACGGCTGCGGTACGCGGCACCCGCCGACGTCCTCGACGCGTGCGAGGCGGTGTACGCCCGGCTCGTGCCGCGGCGGCCCGGGATGATCGCCCGGGTCCCCGGCTGGGAGCGGCTGTGGCTGCTCGACCCGGAGAGCGACCGGGACGGCGCCTCACCGCTGCAGTGCGTGGTCGCGGAGCGGGACGGGGAGGTCGTGGGGTTCGTGCGGTACCGGGTGAAGGCGGACTGGGAGCCGGCCGGGCCCAGGGGCACGGTGGTGGTCTCCGACCTGGAGGCGCTGGATCCGGCCACGCACGGCGCGCTGTGGCGGTTCCTGTTCGACCTCGACCTCACCTCGCGGATCGACGTGCGGCGGCGGCCGGTCGACGAGGCCTGGCAGTACCTCGTCTCCGACGTCCGGCGCTGTTCGCTGCTGGTGCGGGACGCGCTGCACGTGCGCCTTGTGGACGTCGGGGCCGCGCTGGAGGCGCGGACGTATCAGACGCCGGTGGACGTGGTGTTGGAGGTCGAGGACTCCTTCTGCCCCTGGAACTCCGGGCGTTGGCGGCTCAGCGGCGACGCGAAGGGCGCGTCGTGCGAGCGTACGACGGACTCGGCCGATCTCGCCCTGTCCGTACGGGAGTTGGGAGCGGCCTATCTCGGCGGCGTGAGCCTCGCCTCGCTGGCGGGGGCCGGGCTGGTGCGGGAGATACAGCAGGGGGCATTGGCCGAGGCGGCGGTGGGGTTCGGGTCGGCGGTGGCGCCCTGGCTGCCGCACGGGTTCTAG